The Saccharothrix variisporea genome has a segment encoding these proteins:
- a CDS encoding lytic polysaccharide monooxygenase yields MRLKRFGALALAALGVAGVTTVLVQTGVAVAHGSMTYPASRTYACYEDGRKGSGGGDLLPTNPACKEAVAIGGKQPLWDWYGNLISQAAGRHREIIADGDLCGPTTKYDAYNLARDDWPTTTLRAGSTITLHYNAWAPHPGTWDQYVTRDGFDVTKPLKWSDLEPAPFNSITNPVAQGGEYAWQATLPNKSGRHIIYSIWQRNDSPEAFYSCSDVIFEGGSGGDTQAPTAPGTPTATAGSNSVSLSWAASSDNVGVSSYQVFREAGATDVQVASGSGTTATITGLSPATAYQFYVVARDAVGNTSPPSAAVSVTTLPGSGEPGACTVTWATPSVWSGGFTANVTIKNTGTAAVNNWELVWDVPSGQTYGQAWSGTVTVANGKATAKGASWNQNLAAGASTSFGFNGTGSPTAPTGFTLNGARCA; encoded by the coding sequence TTGCGACTCAAGCGCTTCGGGGCACTGGCCCTGGCCGCCCTCGGTGTCGCCGGTGTGACCACCGTGCTCGTGCAGACGGGCGTCGCCGTGGCACACGGCTCGATGACCTACCCGGCCAGCCGCACCTACGCCTGCTACGAGGACGGCCGCAAGGGCAGCGGCGGCGGTGACCTGCTGCCCACCAACCCGGCGTGCAAGGAGGCCGTGGCCATCGGCGGCAAGCAGCCGCTGTGGGACTGGTACGGCAACCTGATCTCCCAGGCCGCCGGCCGGCACCGCGAGATCATCGCCGACGGCGACCTGTGCGGCCCGACCACCAAGTACGACGCCTACAACCTGGCCCGCGACGACTGGCCCACCACCACCCTGCGCGCGGGGTCGACGATCACCCTGCACTACAACGCGTGGGCGCCGCACCCCGGCACGTGGGACCAGTACGTGACCCGCGACGGTTTCGACGTCACCAAGCCGCTGAAGTGGTCGGACCTGGAGCCGGCGCCGTTCAACTCGATCACCAACCCGGTCGCGCAGGGCGGCGAGTACGCGTGGCAGGCCACGCTGCCGAACAAGTCCGGTCGGCACATCATCTACTCGATCTGGCAGCGCAACGACAGCCCCGAGGCGTTCTACAGCTGCTCGGACGTGATCTTCGAGGGCGGCAGCGGCGGCGACACCCAGGCACCCACCGCGCCCGGCACGCCCACCGCGACCGCCGGGTCCAACTCGGTGAGCCTGTCGTGGGCGGCGTCCTCGGACAACGTCGGCGTCTCCAGCTACCAGGTGTTCCGCGAGGCGGGCGCGACGGACGTGCAGGTCGCGTCCGGCAGCGGCACCACCGCGACGATCACCGGCCTGTCGCCGGCCACGGCCTACCAGTTCTACGTGGTGGCGCGCGACGCCGTGGGCAACACGTCACCGCCGTCCGCGGCGGTCAGCGTGACCACCCTGCCCGGCAGCGGCGAGCCCGGTGCGTGCACGGTGACGTGGGCGACGCCGAGCGTGTGGTCCGGCGGGTTCACCGCGAACGTGACGATCAAGAACACCGGCACGGCCGCGGTCAACAACTGGGAACTGGTGTGGGACGTGCCCTCCGGGCAGACCTACGGCCAGGCGTGGTCGGGCACCGTGACCGTGGCCAACGGCAAGGCCACGGCCAAGGGTGCGAGCTGGAACCAGAACCTCGCGGCGGGGGCGTCCACGTCCTTCGGGTTCAACGGGACCGGCTCACCCACCGCGCCCACCGGGTTCACCCTGAACGGCGCGCGGTGCGCGTGA
- a CDS encoding PfkB family carbohydrate kinase, with the protein MRIAVVGQLARDLVLVVPEVPGAGATSPVLERREVLGGKGANIAVNAVQLGASAALVGVAGDDEVGDHLVERLRADGVDTSSVARRGKSALIVDVVCGGKWRYLQDIPETSLVAPTDLGPAVAEADAVVVQLQQPHDTALAAVRKAGGLVVLDGVATPDLLERADVLRADHQEGEELTGRSIGSPGDAVAAGRTLVGRGPDLVALEVAGEANVLVWSSGEVVVPLTEEDVVDTTGGGDAFVAALAVALARGERPEEAGRLAVAAAGRAVDHAGGRTDLGGLRTPGE; encoded by the coding sequence ATGCGCATCGCCGTGGTCGGGCAGCTGGCCCGCGACCTCGTCCTCGTCGTACCCGAAGTGCCCGGCGCGGGCGCCACCTCCCCCGTCCTGGAACGCCGTGAAGTGCTCGGTGGCAAGGGCGCGAACATCGCCGTGAACGCGGTGCAGTTGGGCGCGTCGGCGGCACTGGTGGGCGTCGCCGGGGACGACGAAGTCGGCGACCACCTGGTCGAGCGGTTGCGGGCGGACGGCGTCGACACCTCGTCCGTCGCACGGCGCGGGAAGTCCGCGCTGATCGTGGACGTCGTGTGCGGCGGGAAGTGGCGCTACCTCCAGGACATCCCGGAGACCTCCCTGGTCGCGCCGACCGACCTCGGGCCGGCGGTGGCCGAGGCGGACGCGGTGGTGGTGCAGCTCCAGCAGCCGCACGACACCGCGCTGGCCGCCGTCCGCAAGGCCGGCGGGCTCGTCGTGCTCGACGGCGTGGCAACGCCCGACCTGCTCGAACGCGCCGACGTGCTGCGGGCCGACCACCAGGAGGGCGAGGAGCTGACCGGCCGGTCCATCGGCTCGCCGGGCGACGCGGTCGCCGCCGGGCGGACGCTGGTCGGGCGCGGGCCGGACCTGGTGGCGCTGGAGGTCGCGGGCGAGGCGAACGTGCTGGTGTGGTCGTCGGGCGAGGTGGTCGTGCCGCTGACCGAGGAGGACGTGGTGGACACGACCGGCGGCGGCGACGCGTTCGTGGCCGCGCTGGCCGTGGCGCTGGCCCGGGGCGAGCGCCCCGAGGAGGCCGGTCGGCTGGCGGTGGCCGCCGCGGGCCGGGCCGTCGACCACGCGGGCGGACGCACGGACCTCGGCGGACTGCGCACACCCGGCGAGTGA
- a CDS encoding C40 family peptidase, translated as MVGFRNLSETSTTFTRSGDPVFKEDRAIVASYPVQRTVRAALAATAALALAGGVSVPHAAAQPTNGDEAVKRYFDLAHEAEQLNEQHLRAVDELAAAQATIEQANRDLAAAQQAQGQLQGQVDLLTEASFEGARFNQLSALLVSDSQQDFLNRMSALGVLAGENAEAVAGLSAAVDKANEATRRANEAVDNANKAIADIDQRKAALDEQINEVRAVYRALPRAERDRLAGEGYTGPVSTPPGQAGDAVQWALGQRGKDYVFGSNGPDTWDCSSLMQAAYRSVGIAIPRTTYGQATIGRPVSLNEVKAGDLIIYYSGQSHVAMAIDGIRAVHASTEGVPVKIQDIESIGPVNTIRRVVG; from the coding sequence GTGGTCGGGTTCCGTAACCTGTCCGAGACCTCGACGACCTTCACTCGTTCGGGGGATCCGGTGTTCAAGGAGGACCGCGCGATCGTGGCGTCGTACCCCGTTCAGCGCACCGTCCGCGCGGCTCTGGCGGCCACCGCCGCCCTCGCGCTGGCCGGTGGAGTGTCCGTGCCGCACGCCGCCGCCCAGCCGACCAACGGCGACGAGGCGGTCAAGAGGTACTTCGACCTCGCCCACGAGGCCGAGCAGCTCAACGAGCAGCACCTGCGCGCCGTGGACGAGCTGGCCGCCGCCCAGGCCACCATCGAACAGGCCAACCGCGATCTCGCCGCCGCCCAGCAGGCGCAGGGCCAGTTGCAGGGCCAGGTGGACCTGCTCACCGAGGCCTCCTTCGAGGGCGCCCGGTTCAACCAGCTCTCGGCGCTGCTGGTCAGCGACTCCCAGCAGGACTTCCTCAACCGGATGAGCGCGCTGGGCGTGCTGGCCGGCGAGAACGCCGAGGCGGTCGCCGGCCTGAGCGCCGCCGTGGACAAGGCCAACGAGGCGACCCGGCGCGCCAACGAGGCGGTCGACAACGCCAACAAGGCCATCGCCGACATCGACCAGCGCAAGGCCGCGCTCGACGAGCAGATCAACGAGGTGCGGGCGGTGTACCGGGCCCTGCCCCGGGCCGAGCGCGACCGGCTGGCCGGCGAGGGCTACACCGGTCCCGTGAGCACCCCGCCCGGCCAGGCCGGCGACGCGGTGCAGTGGGCGCTGGGCCAGCGCGGCAAGGACTACGTGTTCGGCTCCAACGGCCCCGACACGTGGGACTGCTCCAGCCTCATGCAGGCCGCCTACCGGTCGGTGGGCATCGCCATCCCCCGCACCACCTACGGCCAGGCCACGATCGGGCGGCCGGTGTCGCTCAACGAGGTGAAGGCCGGCGACCTGATCATCTACTACTCGGGCCAGAGCCACGTGGCGATGGCCATCGACGGCATCCGCGCCGTGCACGCCTCCACCGAGGGCGTCCCGGTGAAGATCCAGGACATCGAGTCCATCGGCCCGGTCAACACGATCCGGCGAGTGGTCGGCTGA
- a CDS encoding hemerythrin domain-containing protein yields MPDVVDLIMQDHREVERLFDELKNNPEKRPLLTPVLSAVLTAHSRAEEDSVYPVARDEAGEQEEIQHSQEEHVEAETLLAKLIATDPTSPEYDRVLEKLIEGVTHHVEEEESTVLPGMRRQLEDTRREELGEAFAASRAKHLGELPGQATKEELVAQAMNKGVNGASSMSKDQLEKALHSS; encoded by the coding sequence GTGCCCGATGTCGTCGACCTCATCATGCAGGACCACCGCGAGGTGGAGCGCCTGTTCGACGAGCTCAAGAACAACCCCGAGAAGCGACCACTGCTCACGCCCGTGCTGTCCGCGGTGCTGACCGCCCACAGCCGGGCCGAGGAGGACTCGGTGTACCCGGTGGCGCGGGACGAGGCCGGCGAGCAGGAGGAGATCCAGCACAGCCAGGAGGAGCACGTCGAGGCCGAGACGCTGCTGGCCAAGCTCATCGCCACCGACCCGACCTCGCCGGAGTACGACCGGGTGCTGGAGAAGCTGATCGAGGGCGTCACCCACCACGTGGAGGAAGAGGAGTCCACCGTGCTGCCCGGGATGCGCCGGCAGCTGGAGGACACCCGGCGCGAGGAGCTCGGCGAGGCCTTCGCCGCCAGCCGCGCCAAGCACCTGGGCGAGCTGCCCGGCCAGGCCACCAAGGAGGAGCTGGTGGCCCAGGCGATGAACAAGGGCGTCAACGGCGCGTCCTCGATGAGCAAGGACCAGCTCGAAAAGGCGCTCCACTCGTCCTGA
- a CDS encoding STAS domain-containing protein, giving the protein MTCITRVCGPRLVGRAPANRSAEVRAPEVSMEDSPVELSVVESTPDTVVLRIAGELDMATVPEATAFAHAHLGRTRRELVLDLSGVTFFASDGISLLLTMRSACQAVGKSLRVVATSQAVLHPLEVSGLREHFAITTDTEEVR; this is encoded by the coding sequence ATGACGTGCATCACCCGGGTGTGCGGGCCTAGGCTGGTGGGGCGGGCGCCGGCGAACCGTTCGGCGGAGGTCCGCGCACCCGAGGTGAGCATGGAGGACAGCCCCGTCGAGCTGTCGGTGGTGGAGTCGACACCGGACACCGTGGTCCTGCGGATCGCGGGTGAGCTCGACATGGCCACCGTCCCGGAGGCCACCGCGTTCGCCCACGCCCACCTGGGCCGGACGCGGCGGGAACTCGTGCTCGACTTGAGCGGCGTGACCTTCTTCGCCTCCGACGGGATCTCCCTGCTGCTGACCATGCGCTCGGCGTGCCAGGCGGTCGGCAAGTCGCTGCGCGTGGTGGCCACGAGCCAGGCGGTCCTGCACCCGCTGGAGGTGTCGGGGCTGCGCGAGCACTTCGCGATCACCACCGACACCGAGGAAGTCCGCTAG
- a CDS encoding CheR family methyltransferase, producing the protein MSDGQIPDADFEEVLRYLKESRGFDFTGYKRTSLMRRVRHRMAQVGIDNDIDYIDHLQVNAEEFNALFNTILINVTAFFRDTEAWDYLREDVVPTLLAERGPDDPVRVWSAGCASGEEAYSLAMVLAEALGPERFRQRVKIYATDVDDEALTHARHALYTERELQGVPADLVAKYFDHQNGRYAFRKDLRRSVIFGRNDLVQDAPISRIDLLVCRNTLMYFTQETQAKILSRFHFALVPRGVLFLGKAEMLLSHTRIFDPIDLKRRVFRKVANGSGGPVHFVTQALVQDRRFDVGGLDQLREHAFSAGPVAQVVVTGDDVLALANQQAETMFGLGAKDIGRPLRDLDLSYRPVELRGYLEQCRAERRAVRIKEVEWTRPPGESLWFEVHLNPLIAADNTILGVSIVFHDVTATRRLLEDLEYANRQLESAYEELQSTNEELETTNEELQSTVEELETTNEELQSTNEELETMNEELQSTNDELQNINDTLRDRTQELDQVNEFLESILTSLRAGVAVLDVGMRVIAWNRGAEELWGLRRDEAEGEHLLNLDIGLPVAELRPVVRQALADASFMSEVKVNAVNRKGREIVARVVCSSLRSNSGQPNGAILVMEQNG; encoded by the coding sequence GTGAGTGACGGGCAGATCCCCGATGCCGACTTCGAAGAGGTGCTGCGCTACCTGAAGGAGTCGCGCGGGTTCGACTTCACCGGGTACAAGCGGACCAGCCTCATGCGCCGCGTCCGGCACCGGATGGCGCAGGTCGGCATCGACAACGACATCGACTACATCGACCACCTCCAGGTCAACGCCGAAGAGTTCAACGCCCTCTTCAACACGATCCTGATCAACGTCACCGCGTTCTTCCGGGACACCGAGGCCTGGGACTACCTGCGCGAGGACGTGGTGCCGACGCTGCTGGCCGAGCGCGGTCCCGACGACCCGGTCCGGGTGTGGAGCGCGGGTTGCGCGTCGGGCGAGGAGGCCTACAGCCTGGCGATGGTGCTGGCCGAGGCGCTGGGCCCGGAGCGGTTCCGGCAGCGGGTCAAGATCTACGCCACCGACGTCGACGACGAGGCCCTCACCCACGCCCGGCACGCCCTCTACACCGAGCGCGAGCTCCAGGGCGTGCCCGCCGACCTGGTCGCCAAGTACTTCGACCACCAGAACGGCCGCTACGCCTTCCGCAAGGACCTGCGGCGGTCGGTGATCTTCGGCCGCAACGACCTGGTCCAGGACGCCCCGATCTCGCGCATAGACCTCCTGGTGTGCCGCAACACCCTCATGTACTTCACCCAGGAGACGCAGGCCAAGATCCTCAGCCGGTTCCACTTCGCCCTGGTGCCGCGCGGCGTGCTGTTCCTGGGCAAGGCGGAGATGCTGCTGTCGCACACCCGGATCTTCGACCCGATCGACCTGAAGCGGCGCGTCTTCCGCAAGGTGGCCAACGGCTCCGGCGGCCCGGTGCACTTCGTGACCCAGGCCCTGGTCCAGGACCGGCGCTTCGACGTGGGCGGCCTGGACCAACTGCGCGAGCACGCCTTCTCGGCGGGCCCGGTCGCCCAGGTCGTGGTCACCGGCGACGACGTCCTGGCCCTGGCCAACCAGCAGGCCGAGACGATGTTCGGCCTGGGCGCCAAGGACATCGGCCGCCCCCTGCGCGACCTGGACCTGTCCTACCGCCCGGTCGAGCTGCGCGGCTACCTGGAGCAGTGCCGCGCCGAGCGCCGCGCCGTGCGCATCAAGGAGGTCGAGTGGACGCGACCGCCGGGCGAGTCCCTGTGGTTCGAGGTCCACCTCAACCCGTTGATCGCGGCGGACAACACCATCCTGGGCGTGTCGATCGTCTTCCACGACGTCACCGCGACCCGGAGGCTGCTGGAGGACCTGGAGTACGCCAACCGCCAGTTGGAGTCCGCCTACGAGGAGCTGCAGTCGACCAACGAGGAGTTGGAGACCACGAACGAGGAACTGCAGTCCACTGTGGAGGAGCTGGAGACCACCAACGAGGAGCTCCAGTCCACCAACGAGGAACTGGAGACGATGAACGAGGAGCTCCAGTCCACCAACGACGAGCTCCAGAACATCAACGACACCCTGCGCGACCGCACCCAGGAGCTGGACCAGGTCAACGAGTTCCTGGAGTCCATCCTGACCTCGCTGCGGGCGGGCGTGGCCGTGCTGGACGTCGGGATGCGGGTCATCGCCTGGAACCGGGGCGCGGAGGAGCTGTGGGGCCTGCGCCGCGACGAGGCCGAGGGCGAGCACCTGCTCAACCTCGACATCGGCCTCCCGGTGGCCGAACTCCGCCCGGTCGTCCGCCAGGCCCTGGCCGACGCTTCGTTCATGAGCGAGGTGAAGGTCAACGCCGTGAACCGGAAGGGCCGCGAGATCGTCGCGCGGGTGGTGTGCAGCTCGTTGCGCTCCAACTCCGGCCAGCCCAACGGGGCCATCCTGGTCATGGAGCAGAACGGCTAG
- a CDS encoding ATP-binding protein — protein MTLTFDVDTEAGAAVVHPAGRLDLSTYAQFRDGLLKCALEEPTAVVVVLDDDFEVATPAVMSVFTTVWMRVSEWPGVPVVLVGLGAAHRRLLDEGGAGRFVRHYPSVREALAQREPDRRRDETWLPASPVSALMARRFVRDTCVRWNLPEVLDDALLVVTELVENAVDHGHSAPHLRLELRDRALAIAVRDDEPTPPERREPGTRPGGRGIALVEEISRVWGHTPWPGGGKVVWAVLDPGA, from the coding sequence ATGACCTTGACCTTCGACGTCGACACCGAGGCGGGCGCGGCGGTCGTCCACCCCGCCGGACGGCTCGACCTGAGCACCTACGCGCAGTTCCGCGACGGCTTGCTGAAGTGCGCGCTCGAGGAGCCGACCGCGGTGGTCGTGGTGCTCGACGACGACTTCGAGGTCGCCACACCGGCCGTGATGTCGGTGTTCACCACGGTGTGGATGCGGGTGTCGGAGTGGCCCGGCGTCCCCGTGGTGCTGGTCGGGCTGGGCGCGGCGCACCGGCGGCTGCTCGACGAGGGCGGCGCGGGGCGGTTCGTCCGCCACTACCCGTCCGTGCGGGAGGCGCTCGCCCAGCGCGAGCCCGACCGGCGGCGCGACGAGACGTGGCTGCCCGCGTCGCCGGTGAGCGCGCTCATGGCCCGCCGGTTCGTCCGCGACACGTGCGTGCGGTGGAACCTGCCGGAGGTGCTCGACGACGCGCTGCTCGTGGTCACCGAACTGGTGGAGAACGCCGTCGACCACGGCCACAGCGCACCCCACCTGCGGCTGGAGCTGCGGGACCGGGCGCTGGCCATCGCCGTGCGCGACGACGAGCCGACCCCGCCCGAGCGCCGCGAGCCGGGCACGCGGCCCGGTGGGCGCGGCATCGCCCTGGTCGAGGAGATCAGCCGGGTGTGGGGCCACACGCCGTGGCCGGGCGGCGGCAAGGTGGTGTGGGCGGTGCTCGACCCCGGCGCTTGA
- a CDS encoding chemotaxis protein CheB, translating to MPSRDLIVVGASAGGVEALRAFVGGLPDDLPAAVAVVLHMPAGGTSALAAILDRSGPLPAVSARHGMPLRKGRVHVAPPDHHLIVTGGEVHLSHGPTENGHRPSVDALFRSAAVARGPAVVGVVLSGTLDDGAAGMVAITSRGGLAVVQDPEEALYSGMPNAVLRTVEVEHVLPAAKMGVVLREVVGGPVEDAGEPSDLLRKETALAADQAGAPPGEVSRMGTPSNFSCPDCNGTLVALDAEHTRFRCHVGHGWTAEALLDAQDAALEKALWTALRTLEEKATLARRMGRAAVARNSGPLVERYRAAEAEASSAAEVLRSHLLSGAFLRHTRVEPDT from the coding sequence ATGCCATCGAGGGACCTGATCGTCGTCGGGGCGTCGGCCGGAGGTGTCGAGGCGTTGCGGGCGTTCGTCGGCGGACTTCCGGACGACTTGCCCGCCGCGGTCGCGGTCGTCCTGCACATGCCCGCCGGTGGCACGAGCGCTTTGGCGGCCATCCTCGACCGCAGCGGCCCCCTGCCGGCCGTGAGCGCCCGGCACGGCATGCCGCTGCGCAAGGGTCGCGTGCACGTCGCCCCGCCCGACCACCACCTGATCGTGACCGGCGGCGAGGTGCACCTCTCCCACGGTCCCACCGAGAACGGCCACCGCCCGTCGGTCGACGCGTTGTTCCGGTCGGCCGCCGTCGCGCGCGGTCCCGCCGTCGTCGGTGTCGTCCTCTCGGGCACGTTGGACGACGGGGCGGCGGGCATGGTCGCGATCACCTCGCGCGGCGGCCTGGCGGTCGTGCAGGACCCGGAGGAGGCTCTCTACTCGGGCATGCCCAACGCGGTCCTGCGCACGGTCGAGGTCGAGCACGTGCTGCCGGCGGCCAAGATGGGTGTCGTCCTGCGGGAAGTCGTGGGCGGTCCGGTCGAGGACGCCGGTGAACCCTCCGACCTGCTGCGCAAGGAGACCGCACTGGCCGCCGACCAGGCGGGCGCGCCACCCGGTGAGGTGAGTCGGATGGGGACACCGTCGAACTTCAGCTGCCCGGACTGCAACGGGACGCTGGTCGCCCTGGACGCCGAGCACACCCGGTTCCGCTGCCACGTCGGCCACGGCTGGACCGCTGAGGCGCTCCTGGACGCCCAGGACGCCGCCCTGGAGAAAGCCCTCTGGACCGCGCTGCGGACCCTGGAGGAGAAGGCCACACTGGCGCGGCGGATGGGACGGGCGGCGGTGGCGCGCAACAGCGGGCCGCTGGTCGAGCGGTACCGGGCCGCGGAGGCCGAGGCGTCCTCGGCGGCCGAGGTGCTGCGGTCCCACCTGCTGTCCGGCGCGTTCCTCCGACACACCCGCGTGGAGCCCGACACATGA